The Microcella flavibacter DNA segment TGTCGGCGGTTCGACCTATGCTCGATTCCGTGCTCCTCGAAACCCACGTGCTGCAAGACGACGACCCCGACCTGCCCGGTCTGCTGCGGGCCGGCTTCGTCGTCGTCGGCGAATCGTGGGGCGCGCGGCTGCGGCTCACTGCGGGGCACGACGCGGCCGGTGAGCGGCGTCTGCAGACCGCGGTTCGGGAAGCCCGTTCCGCCGGGGTCCGCATCGTCGAGCTCGACCCCTCCGCGAGCGGGGTCTCCGCCGCCGGAAGCTCAGCCGGCGCTGACGCCGCCGACATCGTCGCCCTCGAACGGCAGACCACGCCCGACTACCCCTACACGCCGGCGACGGCGCACCACGCGCCCGAGCTCGACGAGGTGCACGAATGGCCGCGCCGCGGCCTGCGCGCGTTCGGCGCCCGCACGCCCGACGGCGTCCTCGTCGCCGTCTCGGTCGGCCGCGAGACCTACGAGCACGGCGAGCGCCTCGGCGACCACGACTTCGTCTCCGTCGCGCGCGACCACCGCGGGCAGGGCATCGCGAAGGGCGTCGTCGCCGCATGGATCCTCGCCCTCGCCGCCGACGGCGTGCGCACCTTCGCCACCGGGGGAGCAGCGCAGAACTCCGGCAGCCTCGGCATGGTGCGGGCCCTCGGCTTCGCCGTCGAGGAGCGCTGGCTCAGCCTGCAGCGCCCCTGATCGCCGCCTTATCCCTTTACGACACCCGCCCGCAACCCCGTGACGCGGTTACCCGCGCGGGTCTAACCTGAGCCCCAGGCCGGGCAGACGACCCGAACACCCCCGTGCGGAAGCCGCGCCGGCCTGGAATCGAGAAGACCATGGCAACACTGCTCTGGATCATCGCCGTCGTCCTCGTCATCGCGGGCATCGTCGCCCTCGTGCGTCGACAGCTCCTGTGGGGCATCGTGCTCATCGTCGTCGGGCTGCTCGTCGGTCCCGGCGGAGTCAGCCTCTTCACCTGATCCCTCCCGACCGGGAGCAGGATCGCGCGGCGCGGCACCCCTCAAGGGTGCCGCGCCGTCCTGCGGTGCGGGATGCCCGGCTCGGAGCGCGGCGTCGGCTCCGAGCATCCCCAGGTAACGGTGCCAGGGTTGCCCGCATG contains these protein-coding regions:
- a CDS encoding GNAT family N-acetyltransferase, whose protein sequence is MLLETHVLQDDDPDLPGLLRAGFVVVGESWGARLRLTAGHDAAGERRLQTAVREARSAGVRIVELDPSASGVSAAGSSAGADAADIVALERQTTPDYPYTPATAHHAPELDEVHEWPRRGLRAFGARTPDGVLVAVSVGRETYEHGERLGDHDFVSVARDHRGQGIAKGVVAAWILALAADGVRTFATGGAAQNSGSLGMVRALGFAVEERWLSLQRP
- a CDS encoding GPGG-motif small membrane protein → MATLLWIIAVVLVIAGIVALVRRQLLWGIVLIVVGLLVGPGGVSLFT